In Candidatus Palauibacter scopulicola, the genomic stretch AACCGCCGCAGCGAAGCGCACTTCAACTGGCACTATCACGCGGCGCTGACCCGGCTCAACGAGTCGTTCTCGCTCATGGGTGTTCCTCTCGTCGAGATGGCCGAGCACCTGGAGCCCACGCCGTTGGCCCGCAGCGAGTGGATCAAGTTCTTCGCCCTCTTCTTCAATCAGGAGGCCGAAGCTGAGTCGGCCTTCGGTGAGATGGAGGTCCGGTACAATGCCCTGCGGGCCCGCGTGGCCGCCGTTGCGGAGCGACCCCGCGTGCTCGTCGGCGCACCCGAAGATGACGGCTGGCGGATGTACGGGGGAAGGAATGTGCACACGCGCATGATCGAAGACGCGGGAGGGCGTTACCTCTGGGAAGATGACGTCGAGACGGATAGCGGGCGCTACACGCACTTCGAGGATGCGCTCGCCAGGGCCCGCGAGGCCGAGCTATGGATCGTCGGTCCAAACACTTCCTTCGGCTCGCGCATCTTCGAGACGACGGTTCTGGACCCGCGCTACGACTATATCCCGGCCGTTCGAAATGGCCGGGTCTGGGTGGCCAACATCAATTGGCCGACGGGTCCCAACCCTTGGTGGGACTATAGCCTGATCTCTCCGCACTTCGAGCTGGCCGATCACGTTCGCATGATCCATCCCGGGCTGCTCCCGCCTGGCGACATGACCTTCTACCGCTCCCTCGCGGGTCTGCAGGTGACCGATGCATCAAGTCGCTGAAGCCGCTCGCCGAGGGTCGGCCGCCCGGTCCGGCGTCAGGGGGTCCCCCGGCAGGCGATTGGTGCTCTGGCTGCTTCTGGGAGCGGCGTTGCTGATTCTGGTGGGCCTGGAGCTGACACTGGGGGCGGTGTGGATCCCGCCGGGCGAGGTCCTCGGACTCCTCGCGGGCACCGAGAGCGATGCCGTGTTGGGACGGATTCTCCTGGAATTCCGAGTGCCGCGCATGCTCACCGCCATCGTGGCCGGCGCTTCGCTGGGGGTCTGCGGAATGTTGCTCCAGACGACCTTCCGCAATCCCCTCGCCGATGCATGGTTCCTGGGACTCGTGCACAGCGCCCGGCTGGGCGTAGCCGTGCTCGTTGTAACGTCAGCCGCCGCAGGCCAGACCGTGCTCGCGAGCCTTGGCGTCCTGTCCAACCTCAGCCTGGTCGTCGCGGCGGCGACAGGCGCGCTGGTCATGACGTTGATCCTGATGGCGCTCGCTCCCCGTGTGGGGCCCGTGACGCTGCTACTTAGCGGACTCATGCTCGGCCAGACCGCCGAGGGGCTGATCAGCGTCGTCCTTCACTTCACCACCGAAGCCCAGGCTCGTGCGTTTGCCTCCTGGAACGACGGCACGTTCACGACCGTCTCGTGGTCGCAGTGGTCGATCATGGGTGCGCTCACCCTGGTTGGGTTGGTTGCAGCCCTGGGTCGGACCAAGTCCCTCAACTCCCTGATGCTGGGCGACGACTACGCGCGGACTTTGGGGCTCCGGGTCAAGCGGGCCCGCATCCAGGCCCTCGCCGCCGCCGCGCTCCTGGCCGGCGTCGTAACGGCGTTCTGCGGGCCGATCGCCTTCCTCGGACTGTTGGCGCCCCATCTGGCACGCGCGCTGTTCGGGACGGCGGACCACCGAGCCCTGGTTCCGGCGGCCGCCGTCACGGGTGCCGCGCTGGCCGCCTTGGCGGATCTCATCACCCACTTGCCGTGGAGCCGGCACGTCCTCCACATGAATGCGGTCATGGGGTTGATCGGGGCCCCGGTGGTACTGGTGCTTCTCCTGCGACGTGCCGGCGTGCGTCGCTTTGAGAACTGACGATGACGGTCCTGGCGCTCGATGATCTCGCCACCGGGTATCGCTCCGGACGCAGGTCCAGACAGGTCTCGGCCGGGCTCAGCGCGACGTTGCGCGCAGGCGAGTTCACCGTCTTGCTCGGGCCCAATGGGGCTGGAAAGTCCACGCTCATGCGCACGGTGTGCGGCCTCACGCCCCCGCTGGGCGGGACGGCGCTACTCGACGGAGAGGCGATCGACGCCATGGAGCCGGGGCGTCGCGCGCGCGTGATCGGCGTGGTGCTCACTCCGTCGGTAAACGTGTGGGGGCTCACCGGGCGTGCTCTGGTCGAGTTGGGCCGTCAGCCTCACACCGGTTGGTGGGGTCGGTTTGGCGCAGAAGATCACGACGCGGTGGATCAGGCGCTCCGCGCCACCGGTTCGCAGCCGTTCGCGGCTCGCCAAGTGGCGGAGTTGAGCGACGGAGAGCGGCAGCGGGTCATGATCGCCCGGGCGCTCGCCCAGCAGCCCCGCGCGCTCGTCCTTGACGAGGTCACCGCCTTCCTCGACCTGCCGACTCGCATCGACCTCATGATCATGCTGCGGGATCTCACGCGGGCGGAAGGCCGCGCGCTCCTCTTGTCCACGCACGACCTTGACCTCGCACTCCGCACGGCGGACCGGATCTGGCTCATGGACTCGAACGGGAACCTCGAGGTGGGGACGCCCGAAGATCTCGTGCTCTCAGGCTCGCTGGCGCACGTGTTCCACCGAGAGGGTGTCGAGTTCGATCCGTGGGAAGGCGCTTTCAGGATGGCCGGTCCGGAGCGGGTTGGGGTGCGCGTTGAGGGCTCCGGGTTGGTCGCGGAGTGGACGCGCCGCGCGCTCCGCAGACTCGGAATCGGCGTGAGCACGGACGGGGTGACGCGCTTCGTGATCGCGGTCGAGGATGGGACTCGCGGCCGCGCAAAATGGCGCCTGGAGGTGGAGGGAGCGGCATCCAACCACGACACGATGAGCGCCATGATCGACGCACTGCTCGACTCCATCCCCGGGGATGCCCGCTGAGATCGCCCGATGTCCGCGAGGTCAGCTTGCACCCTCCCC encodes the following:
- a CDS encoding ABC transporter substrate-binding protein — encoded protein: NRRSEAHFNWHYHAALTRLNESFSLMGVPLVEMAEHLEPTPLARSEWIKFFALFFNQEAEAESAFGEMEVRYNALRARVAAVAERPRVLVGAPEDDGWRMYGGRNVHTRMIEDAGGRYLWEDDVETDSGRYTHFEDALARAREAELWIVGPNTSFGSRIFETTVLDPRYDYIPAVRNGRVWVANINWPTGPNPWWDYSLISPHFELADHVRMIHPGLLPPGDMTFYRSLAGLQVTDASSR
- a CDS encoding iron ABC transporter permease, whose protein sequence is MLWLLLGAALLILVGLELTLGAVWIPPGEVLGLLAGTESDAVLGRILLEFRVPRMLTAIVAGASLGVCGMLLQTTFRNPLADAWFLGLVHSARLGVAVLVVTSAAAGQTVLASLGVLSNLSLVVAAATGALVMTLILMALAPRVGPVTLLLSGLMLGQTAEGLISVVLHFTTEAQARAFASWNDGTFTTVSWSQWSIMGALTLVGLVAALGRTKSLNSLMLGDDYARTLGLRVKRARIQALAAAALLAGVVTAFCGPIAFLGLLAPHLARALFGTADHRALVPAAAVTGAALAALADLITHLPWSRHVLHMNAVMGLIGAPVVLVLLLRRAGVRRFEN
- a CDS encoding ABC transporter ATP-binding protein; the encoded protein is MTVLALDDLATGYRSGRRSRQVSAGLSATLRAGEFTVLLGPNGAGKSTLMRTVCGLTPPLGGTALLDGEAIDAMEPGRRARVIGVVLTPSVNVWGLTGRALVELGRQPHTGWWGRFGAEDHDAVDQALRATGSQPFAARQVAELSDGERQRVMIARALAQQPRALVLDEVTAFLDLPTRIDLMIMLRDLTRAEGRALLLSTHDLDLALRTADRIWLMDSNGNLEVGTPEDLVLSGSLAHVFHREGVEFDPWEGAFRMAGPERVGVRVEGSGLVAEWTRRALRRLGIGVSTDGVTRFVIAVEDGTRGRAKWRLEVEGAASNHDTMSAMIDALLDSIPGDAR